One stretch of Juglans microcarpa x Juglans regia isolate MS1-56 chromosome 3D, Jm3101_v1.0, whole genome shotgun sequence DNA includes these proteins:
- the LOC121255102 gene encoding uncharacterized protein LOC121255102: MAPTELKELKSQLQELLTKGFIRPRAEDNEDHLRLVFGKLKDYQLFAKLNKCEFWLEEVRFLNHAISKKGVKVDSSMIETVVEWQPSTSVHEADKYEQSFEELKWRLTMTPALAYSSLTKTKTVCGIVKYILGCILMQEGRVVAYAPRQLKDHKNNYPTRDMKLAVVVFALKIWLHYLYSLSHTLSKDAMGRCRKREIYLGK; the protein is encoded by the exons ATGGCCCCAACCGAGTTGAAAGAATTGAAAAGCCAACTGCAGGAGTTGTTGACAAAGGGGTTTATCAGGCCTA GAGCTGAAGATAATGAGGATCATCTGAGATTAGTATTTGGAAAGCTCAAGGACTATCAACTGTTCGCCAAACTTaacaagtgtgaattctggttggaGGAAGTGAGATTCCTCAATCATGCGATATCCAAGAAAGGAGTCAAGGTCGACTCGAGCATGATCGAGACAGTAGTGGAATGGCAACCTTCTACCTCAGTGCATGAG GCTGACAAGTATGAGCAAAGTTTTGAGGAACTGAAATGGAGGTTAACCATGACCCCTGCTTTAGCTTACTCGAGCCTCACAAAGACAAAAACCGTTTGTGGTATTGTCAAGTACATATTAGGTTGCATCTTAATGCAAGAAGGAAGGGTAGTTGCTTATGCGCCTAGGCAATTGAAGGATCACAAAAATAACTATCCTACTCGTGACATGAAATTAGCAGTTGTAGTGTTTGCCTTGAAGATTTGGCTTCACTACCTATACAGTCTAAGTCATACCCTTAGTAAAGATGCAATGGGGAGATGCAGAAAACGAGAAATTTACTTGGGAAAGTAA